The proteins below come from a single Drosophila miranda strain MSH22 chromosome Y unlocalized genomic scaffold, D.miranda_PacBio2.1 Contig_Y1_pilon, whole genome shotgun sequence genomic window:
- the LOC117192031 gene encoding splicing factor U2AF 50 kDa subunit-like has product MGGGRKIKKRLSHRNRSGSKSEQAVSCYTRPRFRNRSRSKDRCRSRSHSRSRSRSRSRATRSSAMARKSLPKRRRHVASLWDVPPEGYAHVTPMQYKAMQASGQITARIRSDTQPTADTAAIAMVTRQARRLYVGNIPFGVTEDDIMAFFNQQFLLLGDDCGGQLCLDGKAVLSCQANLDKNFAFIEFRSMQEATQATTFDGISFRGQVLKIRRPHDYHPVGSVGAAAGAGRIPDAVGGSASSVAGKFLSSSAETGSLGSEAISNLVPDSPHKIYMGGLPTCLNETQIKELLLSFGQLRGFNLVRDPSTTLSTGYAFFEYVDPLLTEQVSANLNGMQLGDRRIPSGRYAGTQQIPIQVPGLVATSLTVSTAGLNNATQVLCLLNMVLPEELLDNEEYEDIRTDIEQECSKYGEVLSLKIPRPLASGAEGEGGVDSGTRPKGCGKVYVHFGTIEDSEKALGALSGRKFSGRIVIGSFFDRDKYLSEDF; this is encoded by the coding sequence ATGGGTGGTGGTCGGAAAATAAAAAAGCGCCTCTCGCACCGCAATCGAAGTGGCAGCAAATCCGAGCAGGCGGTTTCCTGCTACACACGTCCTCGATTCAGGAATCGTTCCCGCTCTAAAGATCGCTGCCGCTCCCGTTCCCACTCCCGTTCCCGCTCCCGATCCCGTTCGCGTGCCACCCGTTCGAGTGCCATGGCCAGAAAATCCCTTCCAAAACGTCGCCGCCACGTCGCCAGCCTGTGGGATGTGCCGCCCGAGGGCTATGCCCATGTGACGCCCATGCAGTACAAGGCCATGCAGGCCAGTGGCCAGATCACGGCGCGCATCCGTTCGGACACGCAGCCGACGGCGGACACGGCGGCCATTGCGATGGTGACGCGCCAGGCGCGTCGCCTCTACGTGGGCAACATACCGTTCGGCGTCACCGAGGACGACATCATGGCCTTCTTCAACCAGCAGTTCCTGCTGCTCGGCGACGACTGTGGCGGCCAGCTCTGTCTCGACGGGAAGGCGGTGCTGTCCTGCCAGGCGAATCTCGACAAGAATTTCGCTTTCATCGAGTTCCGTTCGATGCAGGAGGCCACCCAGGCGACCACATTCGATGGCATCTCGTTCCGTGGACAGGTGCTGAAGATCCGACGGCCACACGACTACCATCCAGTGGGTTCCGTTGGCGCTGCCGCTGGCGCTGGCCGGATCCCAGATGCCGTCGGAGGCAGTGCTTCATCGGTGGCCGGCAAGTTCCTGTCGTCCTCAGCGGAAACTGGGAGCCTGGGCAGCGAGGCGATCTCCAACCTCGTTCCGGACTCGCCGCACAAGATCTACATGGGGGGCCTGCCCACGTGCCTGAACGAGACGCAGATCAaggagctgctgctgtcgtTCGGCCAGCTGCGGGGCTTCAATCTGGTCAGGGACCCCAGCACAACGCTCAGCACGGGGTACGCCTTCTTCGAGTACGTCGATCCATTGCTCACGGAACAGGTGAGTGCCAATCTAAACGGCATGCAGCTCGGGGACCGCCGGATACCCAGCGGCCGGTACGCGGGCACCCAGCAGATCCCCATCCAAGTGCCCGGCCTTGTGGCCACATCCCTCACGGTCTCCACGGCGGGGCTGAACAATGCCACCCAGGTGCTGTGCCTTCTCAATATGGTGCTGCCGGAGGAGCTGCTGGACAACGAGGAGTACGAGGACATACGCACCGACATCGAGCAGGAGTGCAGCAAGTACGGCGAGGTTCTTAGCCTCAAGATACCACGCCCCCTGGCCAGCGGAGCGGAAGGGGAAGGAGGAGTGGACTCTGGCACTCGCCCCAAGGGCTGCGGCAAGGTGTACGTCCACTTCGGGACCATCGAGGACAGCGAGAAGGCTCTGGGCGCCCTGAGTGGCCGCAAGTTCAGCGGCCGCATTGTCATTGGTTCCTTCTTCGATCGCGACAAGTATTTGTCGGAGGATTTTTGA